A region from the Kineothrix sp. IPX-CK genome encodes:
- a CDS encoding DUF378 domain-containing protein, with protein MNNKVLDCIALTIVIIGAINWGLIGFFNFDLVALIFGSMSWISRIIYALVGICGLYLITFYMYVGGTRRD; from the coding sequence ATGAATAATAAAGTACTAGATTGCATCGCTTTGACTATTGTTATTATAGGAGCGATCAACTGGGGGCTCATCGGTTTTTTCAATTTCGATTTAGTTGCCCTTATATTCGGCAGTATGTCTTGGATATCAAGAATCATATATGCTTTGGTCGGAATCTGTGGTTTATATCTCATTACCTTTTATATGTATGTCGGAGGAACAAGGAGAGATTAA